The segment AAACATGAAGACCTGAACTTCCACCGGCTCTCCGCCTGCTTTCTGCGGGACACCATGCTGCAGCAAAAAGCCTCCGCCGGACTGGGCGCCCTGTGCACCATTATTTCGACCATCGGGACCTGCGCCCTTTTCCTTTATGGCACCACGCGGGTGCTGGCTGGCGAGATGACCCTCGGCACCCTGATGTACGCCTACGGGGTGACGGCGGTGCTGTTTGGTCCGGTGATTACCCTGAGCCAGCTGAACGTCACCGTGGCCAAGCTGCTGGTCGTACTGCAGCGGCTGGTGCAGGTGCTGGACGAAAAGGAAGCCATCGTCGATGCCCCCGACGCCATGGAGTTCCCGGTCCCCCTCAAGCGTGGCGTCACCCTGCTGAATGCGCATTTCCGCCACGAGCAGCAGAGCGAACCCGTGCTGGAGGATATTACCATGCATATTCCCACCGGGTCCTGGATGTGCGTCATGGGCGCGAGTGGCTGCGGCAAGAGCACCCTACTCCACCTGCTCAGCCGCCTCTATGAGCCCCTGACGGGGGAGATCTTGTATGATCACGTTCCGCTGAACCGGATTCGTGCCGACGCCCTGCACCGGCGGGTGGTCCTCGTTCCCCAGGAGCCCCAAATCTTCGGCGGCTCGATCCGGGACAACATCTGCTACGGGAATCCTGATGCCAGCCCGCGCCAGATCATCGCCGCCGCCCAAGCGGCCGAAATTCACGACTCCATCATGGAACTTCCCGTCAAATACGAGACCCTGATCGGCGAGAAAGGCATGACGCTTTCCGGCGGTCAGCGGCAACGCATCACGCTGGCGCGGGCCCTGCTGAGCCAACCCGACGTCCTGCTGCTCGACGACTGCATGTCGGCGCTGGACGCCGAGACGGAGCGCCGGATCCAGGCCACGCTCGTGAAAATCCTGGACGGCCGCACCGCGGTGATCGTCTCCCAGCGTGTCTCCATGGCCATGCGTTGCCAGCGGATCTGCGTCCTCGATGGCGGCGTGGTGGCCGAGACCGGCACCCACGACGACCTGGTGAAGGGGAACGGCTTCTACGCCCGCCTCTACCGCCAGCAGACCCGGTAAACGCTCTTGCTTG is part of the bacterium genome and harbors:
- a CDS encoding ABC transporter ATP-binding protein → MKPHHRNIRFRPPRREYEPNAGHMDLYFRFLREYVWPHRRMLLAISIWWVVNAWTPFLMAWYGRVVVDSILVVTTTSETPNASATAPDLAPHQTDRMPEKTGPTGVQTRDRGPEMTVRSAGAMGMLGTLFGIYLATLIISNVGSRIETRGRINISQKLTARLREDLHQKVMRLSLAYHKSHAPGRLMARIMSDVGEVQDQLYMTFLTFLSAFTLITTGLTILFVLDWRFGVIVLLTLPAYLLAYRRSRRVLNEVTAELRHTNSWMYSLASQKLDSMRAIQSYGREKHEDLNFHRLSACFLRDTMLQQKASAGLGALCTIISTIGTCALFLYGTTRVLAGEMTLGTLMYAYGVTAVLFGPVITLSQLNVTVAKLLVVLQRLVQVLDEKEAIVDAPDAMEFPVPLKRGVTLLNAHFRHEQQSEPVLEDITMHIPTGSWMCVMGASGCGKSTLLHLLSRLYEPLTGEILYDHVPLNRIRADALHRRVVLVPQEPQIFGGSIRDNICYGNPDASPRQIIAAAQAAEIHDSIMELPVKYETLIGEKGMTLSGGQRQRITLARALLSQPDVLLLDDCMSALDAETERRIQATLVKILDGRTAVIVSQRVSMAMRCQRICVLDGGVVAETGTHDDLVKGNGFYARLYRQQTR